Proteins found in one Triticum urartu cultivar G1812 chromosome 4, Tu2.1, whole genome shotgun sequence genomic segment:
- the LOC125550261 gene encoding NDR1/HIN1-like protein 2: MSSNGKPNPQPPAAAAAATNGAGAGGPPKMYQRPIYRPQGPAKGRRGGRSSCRFSCCCCFFWAVLVVLLLALVAAVAGGGFYLLYRPHRPAFTLSVARVNKLSLSSSATAPALTDSIDFTLTAKNPNKKLVYLYDDFTVTAATAANAVPLGEATVPGFLHEANNITVIKATVTAAALGVDPTAASSDIKKSGTFAITLDLETKAGVKVGGLKTKKIGIQVHCDGIKVAAPAAAPAPAKKKGVKLTVAKAPSKAPAAVEAPEPSAAVDDATTSPPAATTVARVCQVRIRVKIWKWTF, translated from the coding sequence ATGTCTTCCAACGGCAAGCCCAACCCgcagccccccgccgccgccgccgcggccaccaacggcgcgggcgcgggcgggccGCCCAAGATGTACCAGCGCCCCATCTACCGCCCGCAGGGCCCCGCAAAGGGCCGCCGCGGGGGCCGCTCCTCCTGCCGCttcagctgctgctgctgcttcttctggGCCGTGCTCGTCGTGCTCCTCCTGGCcctcgtcgccgccgtcgccggcggcGGCTTCTACCTCCTCTACCGCCCCCACCGCCCGGCCTTCACCCTCTCCGTGGCGCGCGTCAACAAGCTCAGCCTCTCCAGCTCCGCCACGGCGCCCGCGCTCACCGACTCCATCGACTTCACGCTCACCGCCAAGAACCCCAACAAGAAGCTCGTCTACCTGTACGACGACTTCACCGTCACCGCCGCCACGGCCGCCAACGCCGTGCCGCTCGGGGAGGCGACCGTGCCGGGGTTCCTGCACGAGGCCAACAACATCACCGTCATCAAGGCCACCGTCACCGCGGCCGCGCTCGGGGTCGACCCCACCGCCGCCAGCTCCGACATCAAGAAGTCGGGCACCTTCGCCATCACCCTCGACCTGGAGACCAAGGCCGGCGTCAAGGTGGGCGGGCTCAAGACCAAGAAGATCGGCATCCAGGTGCACTGCGACGGCATCAAGGTGGCCGCGCCCGCCGCGGCGCCCGCGCCGGCGAAGAAGAAGGGTGTGAAGCTCACCGTCGCCAAGGCGCCGTCGAAGGCGCCGGCCGCCGTGGAGGCCCCGGAGCCGTCCGCGGCCGTCGACGACGCGACAACCTCGCCCCCGGCGGCGACCACCGTCGCGCGCGTGTGCCAGGTCAGGATCCGAGTCAAGATCTGGAAGTGGACCTTCTAG